TCCAAAATTAGTGGAATTCTTAAAGCACAAGAGACTGGACACCTCGGCAACTCTGAAATGTCTTTACTACCTGGCTAAGCACTGTGATAATCACAAGGTATGCAGAGCTTGAATATTTACTATCTTGAATTTCGAATTTGACCTGTTGTGTAAATTCCTGTTATGTGGAATTGCTGGATGCAGAGCTTGAATATTTACGATCTTGCATTTCGAATTTGACCTGTTGTGTAAATTCCTGTTATGTGGAATTGCAGGAAGTCATAGTAGAAGCAGGTGTGGTTCGCCGCATTGTTAAGCAGATCTACAGAGGTGAAAAAGGACCAGATGCTATTGCAGTTTTGTTGGAGTTGTCCAAAAAGGAAACTCTCAGAGAAAAAATAGGAGAAACAAAAGACTGCATTCCTCTCTTGGTTTCTTTACTCCAAAATGACAATCCAGATGTGTCGCAGAAAGCCAAGAGCACGTTGCAGAATCTTTCTTGCAACACCTCCTTTGTAATCAAGATGGCTGAAGCTGGACATTTTCAACCGTTTGTTGCTCGTTTCAACCaaggttcttcttcttctttctctctctcatttttttttttttaaagagacaTGCCTGGCATAATACCTTACTACCACTGTTCCCATGAGTCGCTCAACCAATATCTTCACGCAGGACCCCAAGAAAGCAGAGCATTGATGGCAGCCGATTTGATAAAGATGCAACTTAAAGAAAATAACCTTAAGGACTTGgaagatggaaaatttatacGAAGTCTGATACAGATGCTCTCTGCAAACTCTCCAGCATACAAATCAGTATGCCTCAAATGCGTTAAGAAGCTAATGGTATACCCTCATATTGTAAAGCAGCTTCTATCAGATTCTGTGATGATACCGCTTCTTCTAGGCCTCATCTCATTTGTAGGATCTAGTTCACACTTGAAACAAGAAGCTGGTGAGATCCTTGCTCTATTGGTTGGGGCCTGTCAGCGTCCTGAATTCGAGATGCATCAGGACCTGCAGGAGCTGCAATCAGAGCACAATGTGAGACTCTTTATGCAGTTGGTTTTCATTTCTGATCCTGAAACTAAGATTCAGTTCTTGCACCTGCTGCTTGAACTTAGCTCTAAATCTCAGACAGCTCAAAACCTAATCCGATCAGATCGGGATGCAATTGTTCAACTATTCGCTGCACTGGATGGTGATCAGCGTGAGGTGAAAAGATGGGTACTGAAACTCGTAAGCTGTATTTCTGATAATCACCCTGATGGAGTTCCTCTCCCACCATCTCCTTGGAAAGAAACTGCCATCAACACTTTAGTAGCCTTTCTCACTTGTTCATTGGATATTGAAGAAAGGTCCATTGCCGCTGCAATCATCGGCCAGCTTCCCAAGGATGATatcattattgatgaaatattgAAGAAATCAGAAGCATTAAAAGCCATTCGTGAGGTGATTTGCACAGAAGAGGAAAATGAGGGAATCCGCGCATCTGCTAACGTAGACTCATCTCTTCTGGAGAATGCTCTAGCGGCACTTTTACATTTTACAGAGCCCACCAAACCGGACCTTCAAAGACAAGTGGGCAAGCTTGAAGTATACCCATCACTAGTTCGAATCCTCTCCAGTGGCAGCTCCCTTGCCAAGAAGCGGACAGCCATTGCACTAGCCCATATATCTCAATCAACCAGCTCCTCAAAGCCTGAAGCAACCCTTATGGCAAAGGAACCCAAGAACTCCATGGCATTGCTACATGTGATGAACCTGTTACCCAGCATGTCCTGGTGCTGCTCAACCTCAGCAGTGAACGAAAGTCTCTGTGCTGTTCATGGTGATGCCTGTTCACCAAGAGACACCTTCTGCCTTGTCAAGGCAGATGCAGTGAAGCCACTTGTTAGAGCACTGAGCGAGACAGATGATGGTGTGGCAGAGGCTGCTTTAACAGCACTTGAAACATTGCTAGCTGACCACAACACACAATCCCATGCAACTGCTGCAATTGTAGACAACCAGGGAGTGGTGGGCATTCTACAAGTTCTGGAGAAGGGAAGCTTATCGGCCAAAAGCAAAGCCCTGGATCTCTTCCAGAAAATCATAAACCACACACAGATCATTGAACCATTTTTTCAAAAGTCCGAGAGGATCCTCATTCAGCTTCTCCATGAAGATGTACTCAAAAAGAAAGTAGCTCTAGTGCTTAGGCAGATGAGCATCATTCCAGAGCAATCTTCATATTTCTGAATTTACCTCTTGTAGTCAATAAACCGAAACAGAAACATCATGTGGACAAAGCTAGGAGACGCACAGAGCGACTAAAAACTAGAGACTTGATAGTTCGGAGAAGAACAGAAGTTAGGGCCCAAAACAGAGAGCATCAGCCAATGCCTTCCACCTGCTTTCGACTAGCTTTGATGTAAATGAGACGGAGCCGTACTGAGTACTGCCATGTAAGCCATGTGATGCTTTAGAATTCAATTTCATACTTACGCATAATTCGAAGTATTCATTCCAGGAAAAATCTCAAACTAGAAACATAAGAGAGGCTTCAAAACATTGTACAGTGAACACAAGCAGACTTCAGTTGTCAAACTGAACAGAGAATTCTATAACCATTGTCTATTTTGGTGTAAGAACTATCTTTGAATGGAATAATGAACTGTTTCTACACATACGCTCTGATGGCCATGAGATGAGAGACAAGATAGTAAACAAAGAACAACCACATGTAGTTATGAATTATCCACCTCTGCTGTTGTCTGATCCCAATAATCTCTAAACTTAAATAATGATTAAGTTAGCCTATGAAAACTTAAGATGGCACCAGATATTAGCAAAATCCTCAAATTGACATGCTCTGAAATGTGTgaattctcttctcttttctttaaacCACAAAACACATGTAGGAGGAGGTCTTGAACGACTTTTAACTATAGTGTATAGGAACCAACACCAAGCAATTAAACATGTATAATTTGAGATTTTGTTATTAATTCCGTACTTTTTCGACGCCATCCATGTGTTACATGTATTGTAACCACAGGTTCTTAATACTCACCATATATGCATTAATTTCTAGTTTCTCTGAGATTACAGATGATATAGAGTGAGCTAAACTTTCCACTCATAAATAAGcgtttaaaataagaaaacattacCGACTATTTATTGTGAATGCACATGGCAACatcagtaattaaaaaaaaaaaaaaacagagagagaaggagagtaCCACTACCAGCTGCCATCAATCCGAAACAGGGGACGTCGCTGCAGATGAACCAGATACCATGTCTTTTCTGTTTGAATATAGAGGCGAGGCCCGAGGGTCAAGACTGATGCGCcatgtcttttctttttgcatATCCAGGCCTGGCCTCATCCGTTGGATCCAGAGATTTGTAAGCCTTTGGTAAAAGCACTGCCCGAAGAGCCAGTTCCTCATTGTCCAGAAGAACAAAAATCCATGCCTCCTACTGAACGTCTGGATCTAAGAAGGCTGCTGcagtttcttttattgttttgaagatttttttaaaaaaattaatattttatttatttttttgatataataattttttaaacatgttttcatgaataaaaaatatattattttaatttttataaaattaaaatttaaaatgtaattatgtTAAGGACCAATATGAAAGTAAAAACTATTTAacttactaaatattttttatatgattgggAAAAAAGCCATCACAACCAATGATTAACTTGAGACCCATCTTAAGCACCTAGTGTTAGGTTGAGCATGCAATTCATTATGGGGTCTGATTCAAGATTTGTTTGGAGGCTATAGGAAGCGGGCTTGCCACAAAGTACAAggtgtttaaatttatttaataaaaattatgattaatggatATATGGAAGGTCAATGATTAAAATTGTGTTGGAAATTGTTCTTTAATAGAAATATAGAATATTaacattgattaaaaattaatataaaaaacttttagttgatatatttttataaaacttaagACTCTATTccgtataaaaaaaatatttttgttcttttatataatGGAAGTTGAAGATTCACACATAATACTTAGAAAAGTAGTATGTATTTAATCTACATGCACACACTTGGCTCAGGCCAGTGCCTTaagtttgagtttgttttttactaatatattttgtttttaaatttgagtttattataaaacatgtttttagccaatacaaatttatttttgttagtccATTGTTTTATTTAGTCCAACTCATAAatctaatcagttttttttcaaaagagttTCTTTAAATCCAAATAGGTTTTTTAGCTAAAAACCATCATATTTCAAGctaaaatattcaggtttaatTATGGTTTTATAGCAggtaatcaaatttgataatggTGGGAAATTATAATAAGAAATTACTAGCCACACAAAAGACTGATTTTCTTTCAAGGcctgagacaattttctatgGTAATTAttaggattaattttttattagttttgatttCAAAACCCATTATAAAACAACGGGGTGGATAAGGAGTTTTTTTGcactatttttcttgattttacacacttttctcacttttttttaaaaaaaattgttttctcttCCAATCTAGAGCTTAGATTGTGTTTTGTTGAAGACGCTTGAGTCCATTATCTTCggtttatagattttttttttgaaatacatCTAAACAAGGTATTGGTGTgacaatcttgaaaaaaatattgtatatatcCTAGTTGCACCAAGTAAAAAGTAATAAATGATTTGGAATAAAGAACCAATAAAAACTACTTTCTCAGCTCAATTAAAGTTTAATAGCTTAACAagtaagtatttttatttatttaaatcaaattcttaatttttttttgcatactTAGAatgtatttagattttattttgatattaaatgtaAGTTTGGATAAATATTTAGTATACATGATCTTCTATGTTGATTGtaaatttattgtaatttattacCAAAGTGGTCAAGTCTATTTATAGGTTACAATTAAGGATGATAAAATTACCGCCTTGATGATACCCATCAAAACCCGATCCCATAAGGTGGGAGTGAggggtttttctttcctttaagCAAACAAGGATGAAGGAAGGAAACATGCTTCCTATTTCATAAGAAACCCAATCTGAACGTAAGTGacatattgttttttgtttttttatcatgtatttcttaaatgattgatcttttaaaataaagttttgtttaaattatattttgattatttatattatcattatcaatatAACTAgatcttgggtttttttctcCAGgcacttcattatttatataaacagtgAAGCTCCtcaccctcattttttttttgtcaaatgtcatctcaaattatttttatttaatctttttatgaCCTAATTTCatgagataaaattttaaattatggtagaaataaaaattaaaagaaaaggaaccatAATGTAAAACACATAGAAAATACACAaccactcttaaaaaaaaaaaatttattttggctcaaaaatttattttgagagaacagaaaaaaaagatattggtTGCTACATTAcgacaataaaaataatcaattttggtATCAAAGGATTTCATTCAATTAAAGGAGTTTTGATTATGATGgtcttttcatataaatatgCCTAAGAAAATAGATCAAGtattgtttagatttttttatttggttgattttcatatatttctttttagtgATTTTGAGGTTTTGTGAGGTTGGTATGTGGATTAGAAAAGTCTTTATCGTGTTTTGGATGTGTTTTAGGTGAAAATAGAtgtgaaaatgaattttttggcCAACCCTTCCACCATAATGGTGGTCGAGCCTTCATATGCATCAAGTCAGTTGCCACTACAATCAACTTTtcctaaaaacatatattttaaattttatcaatttttttttcggataacatatatatttttttgtcatataattaaataagaattatttttaaaaaaccatattattaaACCATGTCAAGTCCATTATCAAGTTGTTGATTTGATGGGTTATCTCAAGTTAACCTAGATTGATCAAGATGTCACCATCTTgatatttgaaaaatttatttcatatacattaaattttgagttcgtagtaaatattttaattgaaaatagaaaatacatgTCGACGCTTgcgtatttttttatgttaaaaaaatgattcaacCCTTAATGAAGCATGAGCCAAATACTTAGTATTTAGTAAGGGTGATCATTTTcagttcggttcagtttttatcaaaaaaaataaccaacctagtttaaaaaaaaaaaacagaaactgaACCTGTTCAAACTGaccggtttcggtttggtttggttattttagaataaaaaacgattcaaaccggtttggctcggtttttttatttggcttggtttttcccggtttggctttttttttttttttctggtttggcttagtttttttttttcggtttgggttcggtttgattttttgggtttttggttTATATAACCTAAACCGAACTGAACcagtcagtttttttaaaagtctaacgggtttaatcggttttttgatttttttgttcaccCCTAGTATTTAGCCATTGATAAGAGTTATGGTCAAACCCCACATTTATATGGACTTAATAGtgatttttcattgaattttaactataaaatattaattacaaatatataattttctaaaaaaatatactcatTTTATCAGTAGAAAATCCCCAAACATGCCTAAACCTGATGAGAAAAATGTTTTCCCCTACCTCGAACCTGTGTAATCTAGGATGAGGATTAAAGAGACACTAGATAGATGGCATGTGATATACCATGTTTCAGGTcaaatttttccaagcataaaaaaatgtttagatgACACTAgcgttttttaaaaagcaagaaaaacctAAGACTTAGGTCATTGAATTGAAGGGATTTAATAGGATTGGTTAATTTCattatatgatgaaaaaaaaaaaagaatcaacaataaataaaacgaaaaaaatagcaataattaacCATAAAAATGAGTTGTCAATATTATACTTGAAAGGTTGCACGACGAGATGGTTTTAACATCATTGCAAAAGGTTGCACAACGACATTGAAAAAGACCACCCACGCCATCAAAGCAACAACTCGGAaagtaaaccaaaaaaaatattgtaaagtAAGCATATtatgcttatatttaatcatttaatttaatttaatttaaagaaaaaaatatttttaaaaaaactaaatttaataaaaaatgacaaataaaaagatatgtaATAACctaagtcattttaaaaattagtgagaaatcctatagaaagaaaataataaaaaataatgaagctcATTCTCCATTTAAATAAAGGATAAAGGAcgaaatttgaaagaaaaaaaaagagagattagaAGAATGGGAAAGAAAAGGCAAATTTAGGTGAATATCTTAAACTTGTAACACATGAAATCCCAAACTCAAAATCAAGTAAGAAGTTGAattccaaattaattttatattgaaggataacaccagaaaaaaaaaatcaatttaaaatttttatcaaagtaaaaaaaaaataacaattaaaagaatgagaatcaaatctgataaagaaaaaaaaatgaaaggaggatgaaatcataaaaacaaattcaatttaaaaaattaactcaaataaaataaatagaaattaaaagaatgagaattaaatctgatatatgaaaaaataaaggataaaattgaaaaataattttaattttataaattattttaaataacaaataataataaaaagaatagagactaaattttatgaaaaaataaattgaatgattGCTTTAAAAGTTTGGAGGGTCATGAATGAatggaaatcaagaaaaaaaaaaaaaaaaggaagcaaaaagaaaaaggttgttGCTCAGGTATGGAATGGCCACCAAAATAATCCTAACAGTGCTCACTTGAAGGTCGTCATTGGGCGATGCAACATGCACTGCTTAACCATGCGGTAATGCGTACATAcattaaccatttttttaaaataatatttatatttattaaaatactatattCCACCttagtttgattaaaatatcaaaaatccatgtaaacaagattttttttttattttgcttaaagTGTAATTCAGTAATTTTATCATgctttaaaaaagtaaaagtatTAAAAAGCCCTTGGACTCCAAATAATTATCTTGCTTTTAAGAGTAATTTAGTAAATTTAGTGTGCTAAAAAAGTGGAAAAGACCTATATTCCCCAATCAATCTATTAACAATGAATAAATCATGTGAAATCCGTTCTATTTCAAACGATACTATTTTGCTAAAAACATTTGCTCCTATATCAAtttgctgtttttttaaaaaatgtaattgcCCAACTTATCCCTGATTACATACTCTATACATGGTACGATAAGGTTGACGCTTGGTGAGTAGGATACATTACAAGACAAAAAGGTTGAAATATGGTCCTAGGAGGCAAGGAACACAATGTCGTGTGACCACAACCAAACATGGTAGGATCCGTAGATATGATCATCATTATTGTCTATACCTCTCCAACTCTAAGATATTGGATtaaaagaaagttaaaaattgtggtttgaaaaaaaataaaattgatttgggtGCATTTTCAATTATGTTTAGATACATTTTAAAAGggtgttgaaaaaaaatcaaattgatatttttttaatatttttttatatataattttgatatatatgttgatgtcaaaaacaaaaacaaaatctaaaaaaaaaattattttaatacatttcgaAATAAAAAAGCACTTTTGAAAAGTATCGTGtaccataatatcaaatacaaaaaaatcacttttagtTGTGCTTTGTTGAATAAAATATAgcttttagttaaaattatggtttaaattgttgttgaataaaaaatagctcaactatgtttagttaaa
This genomic interval from Populus alba chromosome 1, ASM523922v2, whole genome shotgun sequence contains the following:
- the LOC118042855 gene encoding U-box domain-containing protein 43 translates to MDFNLGIEDVGAAVLQELWSKVTFQAMEIVTETRDVVLEKDSLQEFSRSISELSTLLRALDAKRVESAMGLESTKAALETLNSQLREAAKIIKSYKSGSCLRLLLHSHSIRLQMQNLSKEMAMTISSFHLVNLDMSLNLKTMMDQIINNLRSIEFRSTVATETLAFEIGKSISQHSRNQENSMKLLEKIAEAVGARENASLVQNELALLKQEKEEMEDQKKQAEALQLAQLIQLLYSTEIVTRPQNEEISMHHQQYPINSFICPLCNEMMTDPVAIFCGHSFERKAIQDCFNRGERNCPTCGEELQSLELTPNVSLRSSIDAWKLRDLDLKFQAAVSGINSNDYSRQNKALENMQFLIEIPRYAIKVAEGGLVPKLVEFLKHKRLDTSATLKCLYYLAKHCDNHKEVIVEAGVVRRIVKQIYRGEKGPDAIAVLLELSKKETLREKIGETKDCIPLLVSLLQNDNPDVSQKAKSTLQNLSCNTSFVIKMAEAGHFQPFVARFNQGPQESRALMAADLIKMQLKENNLKDLEDGKFIRSLIQMLSANSPAYKSVCLKCVKKLMVYPHIVKQLLSDSVMIPLLLGLISFVGSSSHLKQEAGEILALLVGACQRPEFEMHQDLQELQSEHNVRLFMQLVFISDPETKIQFLHLLLELSSKSQTAQNLIRSDRDAIVQLFAALDGDQREVKRWVLKLVSCISDNHPDGVPLPPSPWKETAINTLVAFLTCSLDIEERSIAAAIIGQLPKDDIIIDEILKKSEALKAIREVICTEEENEGIRASANVDSSLLENALAALLHFTEPTKPDLQRQVGKLEVYPSLVRILSSGSSLAKKRTAIALAHISQSTSSSKPEATLMAKEPKNSMALLHVMNLLPSMSWCCSTSAVNESLCAVHGDACSPRDTFCLVKADAVKPLVRALSETDDGVAEAALTALETLLADHNTQSHATAAIVDNQGVVGILQVLEKGSLSAKSKALDLFQKIINHTQIIEPFFQKSERILIQLLHEDVLKKKVALVLRQMSIIPEQSSYF